The following coding sequences lie in one Mycobacterium sp. Z3061 genomic window:
- a CDS encoding NYN domain-containing protein, which yields MRWIVDGMNVIGSRPDGWWKDRQRAMVVLAERLDRWAHAQQAAVTVVFERPPSTPIGSSTIEVTYAPRAAANSADDEIVRLVRADPRPSDIRVVTSDRALTERVRGLGASVIRAEGFRDLIDPRDTKRGGPHAD from the coding sequence GTGCGGTGGATCGTCGACGGGATGAATGTGATCGGGAGTCGTCCGGACGGCTGGTGGAAAGATCGCCAGCGCGCCATGGTGGTACTGGCGGAAAGGCTGGACCGGTGGGCTCACGCTCAGCAGGCAGCCGTCACGGTGGTGTTCGAGCGCCCGCCGTCGACACCGATCGGCTCGTCGACGATCGAGGTGACGTACGCGCCCAGGGCTGCGGCCAACTCAGCGGATGACGAGATCGTCCGGTTGGTCCGAGCCGATCCTCGGCCCAGTGACATCCGGGTCGTGACATCAGACAGAGCGCTGACCGAGCGGGTCCGGGGCCTTGGGGCGTCGGTGATCCGCGCTGAGGGTTTCCGCGACCTGATCGACCCGCGCGACACCAAACGTGGAGGGCCCCATGCCGATTGA
- a CDS encoding PE domain-containing protein translates to MDSMSHDPAAGDIGSQLVDMGSQGVSAGSTAAMSVLSGLIPAGGEEVSMQAVMAFAQEAATMLASNAAAQEELMRAGSTLTDIARMYGESDDSAAGALAFSTATMSRFGSASAASVGGGGLGAAALQSELGAAASNPVVAGLAAEAASPATTSAVANAGSSAMSGAAPLGSGMSGAGASGGVSKASLASSTAPADDHDERQRDGEDDQAGQRLL, encoded by the coding sequence ATGGATTCCATGTCCCACGATCCGGCCGCGGGCGACATCGGTTCGCAACTCGTCGACATGGGCAGCCAGGGCGTCAGCGCCGGTTCGACGGCGGCCATGTCGGTGTTGTCGGGACTGATACCTGCGGGAGGCGAAGAGGTCTCGATGCAGGCGGTCATGGCGTTCGCGCAGGAGGCCGCCACGATGCTCGCCTCAAACGCCGCGGCTCAGGAAGAACTCATGCGGGCCGGGAGCACGTTGACCGACATCGCGCGAATGTACGGCGAATCCGACGATTCGGCGGCGGGTGCGCTGGCGTTCAGCACCGCCACCATGTCGCGGTTCGGGTCGGCAAGCGCGGCCAGCGTCGGCGGTGGCGGCCTGGGTGCCGCGGCGTTGCAGAGCGAACTCGGCGCGGCGGCGAGCAATCCCGTGGTCGCCGGATTGGCGGCTGAGGCGGCGTCGCCGGCGACGACGTCCGCGGTCGCCAACGCCGGCTCCTCAGCGATGAGCGGCGCGGCCCCGCTGGGCAGCGGTATGAGTGGCGCCGGCGCATCCGGCGGCGTCTCGAAAGCGAGTCTGGCGTCGTCTACCGCACCCGCGGACGACCACGATGAGCGTCAGCGCGACGGCGAAGACGACCAGGCCGGGCAGCGGCTGCTCTGA
- a CDS encoding PE family protein, protein MQPMTFDPVVGDIGAQVVQIGISSLQAGEHAQLSITGLAPAGADDVSVQAVAAFHQEAASMLELHRAAQEELVRTGTAFTQIAQTYTDVDRSAADSVVISALPMSNPWAGE, encoded by the coding sequence ATGCAACCCATGACATTCGACCCGGTGGTCGGCGACATCGGCGCACAAGTGGTGCAGATCGGCATCAGCAGCCTGCAGGCCGGAGAGCACGCGCAGCTGTCGATCACCGGCCTGGCACCTGCCGGCGCCGACGACGTATCAGTGCAGGCCGTGGCCGCTTTCCACCAAGAAGCAGCGTCGATGCTGGAGTTGCACAGAGCCGCTCAGGAAGAACTGGTGCGCACCGGCACGGCTTTCACACAGATCGCGCAGACCTACACCGACGTCGACCGGTCGGCGGCTGATTCCGTGGTTATCAGTGCGCTTCCGATGTCGAATCCGTGGGCTGGCGAATAA